A stretch of Plasmodium chabaudi chabaudi strain AS genome assembly, chromosome: 14 DNA encodes these proteins:
- a CDS encoding CIR protein — protein sequence MSKEVCKVINDIEKNILFDSGSQKYEFKNDIFKAYCPYEDSRKRGGKRQCDSNGKILGAAFIALLKNLDSVEDYEENLKKDILSEYAILWLGYKNDQNPNRLIGVDNVYDMLTRNDWFREHYNSIKGKKNIMKIYFSYLNNLYTLLKKICDTINKCNDPSNNKECIDYANKCVKLYQEFAKTGPTYHEYCHPYCSALSNLKNDYEKFRKKNNNKDLPEMALEDGAKNCESLCRSKEPKLDIEELETEDSEMDIFTEDSLSDQPSTEVIDSREKTVSEKEDHMDGSKTITFQTVIPTSINNANKLPYIAVPFILVSIILGISYKYLTHGWRKRSNAKKKMKTIINLCDVNKTKKEVTNGSA from the exons ATGTCTAAGGAAGtg TGTAAAGTAATTAATGATATtgagaaaaatattctcTTTGATTCAGGATCTCAAAAGTATGAGTTTAAAAATGACATATTCAAAGCTTATTGCCCTTACGAAGACAGCCGGAAAAGAGGGGGAAAACGACAATGTGATAGTAATGGAAAAATTCTTGGCGCCGCTTTTATAGCATTGCTAAAAAATTTGGATAGTGTTGAAGATTACGaggaaaatttaaaaaaagatatactTTCTGAATATGCTATTTTATGGTTaggttataaaaatgatcaaAATCCGAATAGATTAATTGGAGTAGATAATGTTTATGACATGCTTACACGAAATGATTGGTTTCGAGAACATTATAATTCCATAAAaggcaaaaaaaatattatgaaaatttatttttcatatttgaACAATCTTTATACgttacttaaaaaaatatgtgatacaattaataaatgtaatGACCCTTCAAACAACAAAGAATGTATAGATTATGCTAATAAATGTGTTAAGTTGTATCAAGAATTTGCTAAAACTGGCCCTACGTATCATGAATATTGCCATCCATATTGTAGTGCATTGtctaatttaaaaaatgattatgaaaaatttagaaaaaaaaataataataaggaTCTTCCAGAAATGGCGCTGGAAGACGGAGCAAAAAATTGTGAGAGTTTATGTAGAAGTAAAGAACCGAAATTGGATATTGAGGAACTGGAAACTGAAGATTCAGAAATGGATATATTCACCGAAGATAGCTTATCAGATCAACCGTCAACCGAAGTAATTGATAGTCGAGAAAAAACAGTGTCTGAAAAAGAAGATCATATGGATGGATCAAAAACTATAACATTTCAAACAGTAATACCCACATctataaataatgcaaataaaCTACCCTACATTGCAgttccatttattttagtATCCATTATTTTAGGAATTTCATACAag tATTTAACACATGGGTGGAGAAAAAGGTcgaatgcaaaaaaaaagatgaaaacgattataaatttgtgtGATGTAAATAAAACCAAAAAGGAAGTTACAAATGGATCCGcctaa
- a CDS encoding cytoadherence linked asexual protein, putative: MVPFPNITKVALIVLGVIIGNAFCRSVEDNVNELKKMIDNKDLYDNLMKLQRELIKSLESDNVKFPKATSESKKYIDTSKFKVIICDDAWNGGDAIECIIPEEQTGLEDIIKYENIAKCEGMKSYTREDSSLIKRKMILIRSLKVAKVMTLSMDLYRETGDLKKALNAVDDVLYGEAGSNNEGKNEVANKTDVYLNMLMHDVDKQKLYEMNDGFFTTDGSFEFGDNLERIARQHRIGLFQLIGPHFPALGHFITLSLANKNYVNFFEKGKGHFISWQKILSFNMSDRFKALDLMCNVEGKYDILNKRRVTYLEQNRKAIFDECNILEFLIHHFNKYQWSLISRTYDDEFKSYYHLEHKDMKEEFFRYMCNGSKKCNIYNSDHFLDNDSDDNKAVLKNVKSFNVDAPFNVKDNFGVFAHNYLNFSPKQIVYMHFYNLSGILNNEIEAYVGSLYLPGYYNAIQLAFDDEVTLKDQFTNLTKCVTSCKAYDKKNKSSNKSKKLTAKEEKIVSKCNICKGAFDIMTLKNEYSLSMVEKFYNYVTKVIEAKSLGSIVINMNIYDEYNNLLSNDLNWYTFLFLLRLTSYKKIHEASVGEAMYYDVKDEDTHVKTMMTDHWYPYYIKRAYTLYVRAHIAPDLLSVLEGLLRPETIEKMKKVVQYVIHVNSFMQLDFFHALNEPPRGTFRRNPVSRDLECQFAEWSKQVASGYFFLHYDNPARRAELYRKPPSQRFVAPKYDELVEIFKKYIQSGYESYFKQRHVKNLIESHDTFNINNKIMMMRDSYELYMKNYKDIIFFAEPFIINKYLSLVPRLRRITERLNFIFHHAPGNSYNFYKYGMIYGFKLNKEYLKEVGEELVYIYKNNKGTFSDVTFLQTLYLLCKKLEGNSGSHRRNDSTSITNIYMFNVSKNYSLLSKEARIKEIDDSMKSKFLAKTLYSVLHTIFSIKMNKQLVELDKYYSKAKFIGLSANQKAYYTYAYAHYGSIIDTITNSLMPLYAKKPITQLRYGKTFIFANHFGFVAQVYGILKLNNMKMLCEHQAIASANNYSIEKKRQFGAKKIFPIVTYFAVLRAYRVYLYPLEYNYWTSEVVFAKKNFFHLTIYYSMHMGTLLWLESSRLFPKPFYDQLQDQTSDMFMQGPPEKRPLHSFTQTHVFDMINLFTYLFSVYNVLRWYAFYTNVIYFIITPVRIFSSYHRPGHTLFANTILEFVKGKTIDPIFKLTNKILRSLKSWGEYNDIMSARLNDRNFKKLIGGKRINAIIPSMAQLVDLDRMTYTMYKDDNVLFEGVSEEEEFLNEKSII; the protein is encoded by the exons ATGGTGCCATTTCCTAATATAACGAAGGTGGCCCTGATCGTATTGGGGGTAATAATTGGGAATGCGTTTTGCCGTTCCGTTGAAGATAATGTTAATGAactaaagaaaatgattgATAACAAAGACttatatgataatttaatGAAATTGCAACgtgaattaataaaatcgTTAGAATCCGATAACGTAAAGTTTCCAAAAGCAACGAGCGAATctaagaaatatattgataCATCTAAGTTTAAGGTAATAATTTGTGATGACGCTTGGAACGGTGGAGATGCTATTGAATGCATTATACCAGAAGAGCAAACAGGGTTGGaggatataataaaatatgagaaTATTGCAAAATGTGAGGGTATGAAGTCGTATACTCGAGAGGATTCGAGTTTGATTAAGAGAAAGATGATACTTATAAGAAGTTTGAAAGTAGCAAAAGTGATGACTTTGAGTATGGATTTATATAGAGAAACAGGTGATTTGAAAAAGGCTCTAAATGCGGTGGATGATGTATTATATGGTGAAGCGGGATCAAATAATGAAGGAAAGAATGAGGTGGCAAATAAAACTGATGTATACTTGAATATGTTGATGCATGATGTTGATAAGCAAAAGTTGTATGAGATGAATGACGGGTTTTTCACGACAGATGGAAGCTTTGAGTTTGGAGATAATTTGGAGCGTATCGCTAGACAGCACCGCATAGGATTGTTTCAGTTGATCGGGCCACACTTCCCAG CACTCGGACACTTCATCACGCTTTCGCTGGCTAACAAAAACTATGTAAACTTTTTCGAAAAGGGAAAGGGGCATTTTATAAGCTGGCAAAAAATTCTGAGTTTCAACATGTCGGACAGATTCAAGGCACTTGATTTAATGTGTAATGTCGAAggaaaatatgatatattaaataaaagaagAGTAACTTATTTAGAGCAAAATAGAAAGGCAATATTTGATGAATGCAATATTTtagaatttttaattcatcatTTTAATAAGTATCAATGGTCTTTAATTTCAAGGACTTATGATGATGAATTTAAATCGTATTATCATTTAGAACACAAAGATATGAAAGAAGAATTTTTTAGATATATGTGTAATGGTTCAAAgaaatgtaatatatacaatagtGATCATTTCTTGGATAATGATAGTGATGATAATAAGGCTGTATTGAAAAATGTGAAATCGTTTAATGTAGATGCACCTTTCAATGTGAAGGACAATTTTGGTGTTTTTGCACacaattatttgaatttttccCCGAAGCAAATTGTGTACATGCACTTCTACAACTTGTCTGGAATATTGA aTAACGAAATCGAGGCGTATGTGGGTTCTTTGTATCTTCCCGGATATTACAATG CGATCCAACTCGCCTTTGATGATGAAGTAACTTTGAAGGACCAATTCACGAATTTAACTAAat GTGTTACGAGCTGTAAGGCatatgacaaaaaaaataagtctTCGAATAAATCAAAGAAATTAACAGCCAAAGAGGAAAAAATCGTGTCAAAATGTAACATTTGCAAAGGAGCTTTCGATATTATGACtttgaaaaatgaatacAGCTTATCAATGgttgaaaaattttataattatgttaCAAAAGTAATTGAAGCGAAATCGTTAGGAAGTATAGTGAtcaatatgaatatttatgaCGAATATAACAACCTTTTATCAAATGATTTAAATTGGTAcacatttttgtttttgctTCGATTAACAAGCTACAAaa aGATTCATGAAGCAAGTGTGGGTGAAGCTATGTATTACGACGTGAAAGATGAAGATACACATGTTAAAACAATGATGACAGATCATTGGTATCcatattacataaaaagGGCTTATACCCTATATGTAAGGGCTCACATAGCTCCAGATCTTTTATCAG TGTTGGAAGGCTTGCTAAGACCCGAAACAATTgaaaagatgaaaaaggTCGTACAATACGTTATACACGTAAACTCTTTTATGCAATTAGATTTTTTCCACGCATTAAATGAACCACCACGTGGAACGTTCAGAAGAAACCCCGTATCTAGAGATCTTGAATGTCAATTTGCTGAATGGTCTAAACAAGTGGCTTCAGGATACTTCTTTTTACATTATGATAATCCAGCTAGAAGAGCCGAACTTTATAGAAAACCACCTTCACAAAGATTTGTAGCTCCTAAATATGACGAATTAGtagaaatatttaagaaatatattcaaagtGGTTATGAATCTTATTTTAAACAGAGGCATGTAAAGAATTTGATAGAATCACATGATACATTTAAcataaacaataaaataatgatgatgaGAGATTCGTATGAATTATACATGAAGaattataaagatataattttttttgcagaaccatttattataaataaatatttatcactTGTTCCAAGATTGCGCAGAATAACTGAAAGGttgaattttatttttcatcatgCGCCAGGAAATTCTTACAACTTTTACAAATATGGTATGATTTACGGGTTTAAGCTGAACAAAGAGTACTTGAAAGAAGTTGGTGAGGAACTAGTctacatttataaaaataacaaaggGACATTCAGTGATGTGACATTCCTACAGACGCTGTATTTATTGTGCAAGAAACTTGAAGGCAACTCCGGATCCCACAGGCGAAACGATTCGACG AGCATAACCAACATCTACATGTTCAACGTTTCAAAGAACTACTCGCTATTAAGTAAAGAGGCACGAATTAAAGAAATTGACGATAGCATGAAATCCAAGTTTTTGGCGAAGACGTTGTATTCCGTTCTTCATACAATCTtttcaataaaaatgaacaaGCAATTGGTTGAGTTGGACAAATATTACTCAAAGGCGAAATTTATTGGGTTATCTGCGAATCAAAAAGCTTATTACACGTATGCGTATGCACATTATGGTAGCATAATTGACACCATAACGAACAGCTTGATGCCATTGTATGCGAAGAAACCAATTACACAGTTACGTTATGGaaaaacttttatttttgcgAATCATTTTGGATTTGTAGCACAGGTATACGGAATTCTTAAacttaataatatgaagATGCTGTGTGAGCATCAAGCAATTGCATCGGCGAACAACTATTCCATAGAGAAGAAGAGACAATTCGGCGCAAAAAAAATCTTCCCGATTGTCACATACTTTGCTGTGCTCAGGGCTTACCGTGTGTACCTCTATCCATTGGAATACAATTATTGGACGAGTGAAGTTGTATTTGCTAAGaaaaattttttccatCTTACGATATACTACAGTATGCATATGGGCACTCTTCTGTGGTTAGAAAGTAGCAGATTGTTTCCAAAGCCATTTTACGATCAACTACAGGATCAGACAAGTGATATGTTTATGCAGGGTCCACCAGAGAAACGACCATTGCATTCATTCACCCAAACTCATGTATTTGACATGATTAACTTGTTTACTTATCTGTTTTCAGTTTACAATGTTTTGCGTTGGTATGCATTTTATACAAACGTGAtatactttattattacgCCAGTAAGAATTTTCAGTTCTTATCATAGACCTGGTCATACTCTGTTTGCCAACACCATACTAGAATTTGTGAAAGGTAAAACGATCGATCCAATTTTTAAGTTGACAAACAAAATTCTACGAAGCCTGAAAAGTTGGGGCGAATACAACGATATAATGAGTGCTAGGTTAAATGACAGAAATTTTAAGAAATTAATAGGAGGGAAGCGAATTAATGCAATAATTCCGAGTATGGCACAACTAGTAGATTTAGATAGAATGACCTATACAATGTATAAAGATGATAACGTATTATTTGAGGGTGTAAGTGAGGAGGAAGAATTCCTGAACGAAAAGAGCATAATATAA
- a CDS encoding early transcribed membrane protein — translation MKLTKALYFIAFLLAINVFAPGSNNYVEAKPAKGNGNSLVNKIKNNKVAFISTLIATLALAAAGTTFGVMHLKKKKGSKNKTAGGNDDTSSDNGYYKRQTIFDYDPKMYSKIY, via the coding sequence atgaaattaacaaaagcattatattttattgccTTTTTATTGGCCATAAACGTTTTCGCCCCAGGATCTAATAATTATGTTGAAGCTAAACCCGCAAAAGGCAATGGAAATTCTCTtgttaacaaaattaaaaataacaaagtTGCATTTATATCTACATTAATTGCAACATTAGCATTAGCAGCAGCTGGTACCACTTTTGGTGTAatgcatttaaaaaagaaaaaaggctctaaaaataaaacagcAGGAGGGAATGATGATACATCATCAGACAATGGATATTATAAAAGACAAACAATATTTGATTATGATCCAAAAATGTATTCAAAAATCTACTAA